A DNA window from Hevea brasiliensis isolate MT/VB/25A 57/8 chromosome 2, ASM3005281v1, whole genome shotgun sequence contains the following coding sequences:
- the LOC110663197 gene encoding protease inhibitor HPI (The RefSeq protein has 2 substitutions compared to this genomic sequence) has protein sequence MASQCPVKNSWPELVGTNGDIAAGIIQTENANVKAIVVKEGLPITQDLNFNRVRVFVDENRVVTQVPAIG, from the exons ATGGCAAGTCAGTGTCCAG TTAAGAATTCATGGCCGGAGCTCGTCGGGACAAACGGGGACATTGCAGCGGGTATCATAGAGACAGAGAATGCAAATGTGAAGGCAATCGTGCTCAAGGAGGGATTGCCTATAACTCAGGATTTAAATTTCAACAGGGTCCGGGTTTTCGTGGATGAAAATCGGGTGGTCACTCAAGTTCCTGCCATTGGCTAA